The Helianthus annuus cultivar XRQ/B chromosome 15, HanXRQr2.0-SUNRISE, whole genome shotgun sequence genomic sequence taaaactaaactaaagATTTATTTTGTAAATTGTCTAATATTCTAGGTCTGAATTGAAAATATAAATTAAAGCATTAGGGGCTGTTTGACAACCTCTGAATGGGtaaatgctgaaccagtaagaggtctgaatgggtAAGAGACTCTGAACCAGTAAGTGCTGAGCCAATAAGTGCTGTTTGGTTGGACCCCTAAATGACTATGCACATTGACTACTTTACCCCTCTGAACTATTTTATGttgatatgtttttttttctttcaaaccCAATGGCATTCCTTAACTCAAGGACGTTGAATTGTATTATACTATTCTAATTTGAGccgagccgagcggacctttgcccGTGCTTGGCTCGGTCATTTACAAACCAATCCGATcagctcgtttacaaccgagcgggAAATCGAATGCGTATTTTCCAAGCAAGCGACAAGCGCTTTGGATAGCCCTAGCTTCAGGCTAGCCATATAGGCTTCCACTCAAATGACCCGACTCGCTATCAACAAACATCGTAGGAATTTACAAGCCGGTACACATGTAAGGTTTAACGTATCACCCTTAGGATTATGATTCCACATGATGGTACATTTGCATTACATGAATTAATTCTTTACATAACAGCTTTCTGCAAGTATTTACTTGAGTACTATTGCCATATACGGATGAAGATTCTCAATGGCAGACTAGTAAATGTTTCAGTTGGTAGTTCTTCTATTTGAGGCAATCGTAATCCTTTGATCTTGAAGCATGTTCATGTTGGGAGCTAGTAATCGAGTGTAGCGATCAAAATACAAGAGTTGTTTCATTAACAGTTCAAATTCCCGAGGGAATCTTAACCCGTATAACTCACTGACCCGTACCTATTGACAATTTTAAGACACAAACAGAGTTATACGCAgctaaaatatataaaaagttgGACTATAATTAGATGCTAAGGCTTACCACATCAAGAAACAGTGCATTCATCTGCCTTTCATCAACAACTAAATTGGCTGATATAACAGTTGCATTTGTATCTGTTCGAGTGGCTGTAGCAACAACAACTTCTGTATCCAAATCCTGAAAACCAGAAAAACTTTTATCTATGTATTTACATATATTGCAGGCTATAATAGTTCATAAACGGGGACACAAACATATGAATGCATGCCTGTATAGATGAAAAGATCTTTTCCAAATCTTTGGCGAATGCTCTAGCGTCTATATTGGTGTTTGTAACACCCATTTCAATCAAGGCAAAAGTAACCTACAAGTAGAACACCATAATACTAATATAAATGAAAATATGTCACATTTACAAATATGGTTGCCTACTATAATAGGAAAAAgtaaagtaataaaaaaatttaatagCGGATAAAAGGTTTACGCCGGGAACAAGTTATAGGAACCTATGGACGACGTGTTTAAGTCATTGTCTTCTTCCAATGCTCGTGTAGTAACCACTGAGTGCACCATGTTTTTTCTTGACCCCCGATCACTTCATTAACCATAAATGGCAACAGAAATAAAAAAGGTATAATCAAATCAGAGTGTAatcaagaaaaagaaaattaacatGAAAAAAGAAAAGCGTTAAGGAATGGCTGCAATAATGATCAGACTTTATACTTTTAGTGCAGCTAATCGCTTCATAATGCTCAGACTTTATACTTTATACTCAATAACCGTCATTGCTGACGCGGTAACAAAGGACAAGATTCAATCTCGAATCGCCCAGATCAAAAAGGAATTATCTGAGATCGACTCTGTTTACGACACTGAGAAACTAGCAGAAAGACTCACAAAGCTATCAGGTGGAATTGCTGTTATTAAAGTCTATGTTGCAACCGAAACCGAATTAGAAGACCGAAAGCTACGAATTGAAGATGCTAAAAATGCAACTTTCGCTGCTATTGAAGAAGGTATAGTTATGCACCATAATTAGTTCCAGCTATTAAAGAAACGATCGAGGACGCAGATGAACGGTTAGGTGCAGACATCATTCAAAAGGCAAGTTATGCACCataattaggggtgttcaaaccTCAAAGTTTGGTATTGATGGTTTTTAACTTAACAATGAACTTCATCTATGAGTTCCATACTATTCACCTATTACTATCAGTCAAGGTTAATAAATCAGTTCTTTATTAAAAACCCTAGATTTCTAACAAATCAATACTTCATACAAATCGAACATATATCTTAACAAATCAATTCTTTATAAAAATAACCTAGCTTTCAAATCACACACACAACGATCGTACAGAGATCGAACAAAGATCTTACCTGGTTGTGAGCGAAGATTTGCTTGGAATCGTCGAAGTCTTGATGTGCTTGGATGGTGGTGGTTTGCGTGATCGCCCAGAAGAGGAGAAGAGGAGCAGATGAGAGGAACGTGTGACGTGCGTGGGTATTTAGGTCAACTTCTCATTCAGCTCTCATTCAGGGATGTTTTTAAATCTGAATCGGTCAGAGGCCATGGAATCATTCAGATATGTCCACtaaacaaaccaaacaccctcccaaacagccccttagactTTCTAGAACTATTACCGTTCTGTAAATTCTGATTGGAAAGATGGAACCGTTGCCATCCATTTATATTCGTAACCAACGAGATTTTAATATTTTGTTTCTATAACCGTTCTAAAGTATTTAGCCACCATCAAACATACACGCACGCCACCTCAGTAGTGTTTCGTCAAAGACTCCTACCGTTGCCAGTCAGACAACCCTGTTAACTAAAAGATTTTTGTACTTCCTATAAGTAGATCTCACCTGCTAGAGATCTATTTATCACTATCACACAAAACATTCCTTTTATTCGAACAAAGTGTAGTGATCAGGCTAAGGGGGAATGATAGTCGTACTTTTATATGTAATCTTTTGATTATAATTGAAAACAATATGATAACTTTCCAAGTTTGTGTTTGTATTTAATTCCACCACATTAATTTTATTTCCATTTATAATTCATATAATTTGCCAACATTTCATTGTTccaaaacacacacaaactcaaactaagatcctaacaattggtatcagagctagctCACATTAAATTTGATTTAACAGAAAAAGATCAGCTCATATAGTTGGTAACCAATTGTTCGTTGAATCGAATTACTGAGGTAATGTATTAAATTCACAAAGTTTTTGAACGAGACTCTGTTTTCAAAAAGATCAAAAGGATGTCTCAAAACAGTAACGATCCCCACAACACTGGTTTCAGTAAGAAACCTCCGATGTTTGTCAGATTAGAATACAATATATGGCAACGCCGAATGGCCGATGTTCTTGCTCAACAGAACACTTGATGTTAGAAGTCCTTTATATTCGCACCACGTGTTCTAATGGTACCTAGTACCGAAGATCCAAGAGTTCAAGAACCAAAGAAACCAGAAAAGTATTCTGAGCAGGATTTTCAAAAGTTTGAGTTAGATGCAAAAGCATTCAGTATTGTTGTTATGACTCTACcaaacgaaatatatgctggattcTTACACTATAATAGTGCAAAGGAATTGTGAGATGCTCTAAAACAATAATTCGGTGGAACAAAGGATGTAATTGAAAACACCCATGAAATTCTCAACCAACAGTATTAGACCTTTAGTCATATTATGGGAGAGACCTTGACTCAATAATTTGAGAGATTCACCTGTTTGATTAGTGAACTAAAATTGGTAAATAAAGAATTTTCCAATTCCACTTTGAGTAATAGGTTTCTTAAGTCACTACATGAAAAGTGGGATACTATTGCTATTGTGATGAGAACCATACCAGGTTTCAAGGACATAACCTTGACTTAACTTCATGGTAAGCTCTTAACCTTTGAAAGAGAGCTTATCCAGAAGAAGAAACTCTAGGAAACTGGAAAAGTGTCAGATGACTATGTCTTTGGCAGCACAACACTTTTGAGTCAAGAATCATCATCACCTGGAACAATAAATGATCAGGGTTATGATTATTATATTGACATATCCACTGGGATTATCTCTGATCAATACTCTCCAAACTTTGCTCTTATAGCAAATGGTGATGGTCAAAGTCTTGATAACCTGTCTTTTGTTCTTGATGATCTACGACACATTGATCCCATTtacttagaggaaatggacattttgcatcaattggctctACTCagtgataaaaaaaaaaacaatttctaCAAAGAACTGGTAGGAAGTATCCATGGTTACATGGTAGGTCAAGGGTAGGGTTGGATAAATCTAAGATAAAATGTTATAAGTGTAATAGATTGGGTCATTTCGCTAGGGAGTGTAGAAGTCAAATAAGTAATTCTGAACCTATGATAACCTATCCAAAACAAAGACCTCAATCTAGCAATCAACAACACTTTTACCAAAACTCCCAAAATACCCTTGGACCCAATGTTCAAAACACTGCACATCTTGCACAATCTTTGAACCATGTCCATGTGCAATATGTTCAAGCCACTATTCCTCAAGTCCAATATGTTCAAGTACCAGTTTCACAAGTTCAAGGACCTCCAGCCTCTGCAGGTGCAGGTGAGAGGAGAAGAGGAGCAGATTTGCTTGGAATCGTCGAAGTCTTGATGTGCTTGGATGGTGGTGGTTTGCGTGATCGCCCAGAAGAGGAGAAGAGGAGCAGATGAGAGGAACGTGTGACGTGCGTGGGTATTTAGGTCAACTTCTCATTCAGCTCTCATTCAGGGATGTTTTTAAATCTGAATCGGTCAGAGGCCATGGAATCATTCAGATATGTCCACtaaacaaaccaaacaccctCCCAAACAGCCCCTTAGCTTTCTAGAACTATTACCGTTCTATAAATTCTGATTGGAAAGATGAAACCGTTACCATCCATTTATATTCGTAACCAACGAGATTTTAATATTTTGTTTCTATAACCGTTCTAAAGTATTTAGCCACCATCAAACATACACGCACGCCACCTCAGTAGTGTTTCGTCAAAGACTCCTACCGTTGCCAGTCACACAACCCTGTTAACTAAAAGATTTTTGTACTTCCTATAAGTAGATCTCACCTGCTAGAGATCTATTTATCACTATCACACAAAACATTCCTTTTATTCGAACAAAGTGTAGTGATCAGGCTAAGGGGGAATGATAGTCGTACTTTTATATGTAATCTTTTGATTATAATTGAAAACAATATGATAACTTTCCAAGTTTGTGTTTGTATTTAATTCCACCACATTAATTTTATTTCCATTTATAATTCATATAATTTGCCAACATTTCATTGTTccaaaacacacacaaactcaaactaagatcctaacaattggtatcagagctagctCACATTAAATTTGATTTAACAGAAAAAGATCAGCTCATATAGTTGGTAACCAATTGTTCGTTGAATCGAATTACTGAGGTAATGTATTAAATTCACAAAGTTTTTGAACGAGACTCTGTTTTCAAAAAGATCAAAAGGATGTCTCAAAACAGTAACGATCCCCACAACACTGGTTTCAGTAAGAAACCTCCGATGTTTGTCAGATTAGAATACAATATATGGCAACGCCGAATGGCCGATGTTCTTGCTCAACAGAACACTTGATGTTAGAAGTCCTTTATATTCGCACCACGTGTTCTAATGGTACCTAGTACCGAAGATCCAAGAGTTCAAGAACCAAAGAAACCAGAAAAGTATTCTGAGCAGGATTTTCAAAAGTTTGAGTTAGATGCAAAAGCATTCAGTATTGTTGTTATGACTCTACcaaacgaaatatatgctggattcTTACACTATAATAGTGCAAAGGAATTGTGAGATGCTCTAAAACAATAATTCGGTGGAACAAAGGATGTAATTGAAAACACCCATGAAATTCTCAACCAACAGTATTAGACCTTTAGTCATATTATGGGAGAGACCTTGACTCAATAATTTGAGAGATTCACCTGTTTGATTAGTGAACTAAAATTGGTAAATAAAGAATTTTCCAATTCCACTTTGAGTAATAGGTTTCTTAAGTCACTACATGAAAAGTGGGATACTATTGCTATTGTGATGAGAACCATACCAGGTTTCAAGGACATAACCTTGACTTAACTTCATGGTAAGCTCTTAACCTTTGAAAGAGAGCTTATCCAGAAGAAGAAACTCTAGGAAACTGGAAAAGTGTCAGATGACTATGTCTTTGGCAGCACAACACTTTTGAGTCAAGAATCATCATCACCTGGAACAATAAATGATCAGGGTTATGATTATTATATTGACATATCCACTGGGATTATCTCTGATCAATGCTCTCCAAACTTTGCTCTTATAGCAAATGGTGATGGTCAAAGTCTTGATAACCTGTCTTTCGTTCTTGATGATCTACGACACATTGATCCCATTtacttagaggaaatggacattttgcatcaattggctctACTcagtgataaaaaaaaaaaacaatttctaCAAAAGAACTGGTAGGAAGTATCCATGGTTACATGGTAGGTCAAGGGTAGGGTTGGATAAATCTAAGATAAAATGTTATAAGTGTAATAGATTGGGTCATTTCGCTAGGGAGTGTAGAAGTCAGATAAGTAATTCTGAACCTATGATAACCTATCCAAAACAAAGACCTCAATCTAGCAATCAACAACACTTTTACCAAAACTCCCAAAATACCCTTGGACCCAATGTTCAAAACACTGCACATCTTGCACAATCTTTGAACCATGTCCATGTGCAATATGTTCAAGCCACTATTCCTCAAGTCCAATATGTTCAAGTACCAGTTTCACAAGTTCAAGGACCTCCAGCCCCTGCACCTGCAGAGGCCAAACAACAAAGTTTCTTCACACAAGGATTTGTTGATTGGAGTAGTTTGCCCGAGGATCTTTCatatgaaaattttgctctcatGGCATAATCAGTTGATGTACCTGTGAATTTCTGTTTTATGGCACTTGAATCTATTGCCAAAAAAAGTTGAATCCAAAGAAGAAATGACTGATACCAAAGATCTTATTGATGATGTTGACAAGGCAATCAAGCTAGTACAAACATTTGCTTGTGAAAAGGTTGATGAAGAGGGTGTGACAAACAATGATCCTTGGAATTCCACTGAATGTGATAGTGATTGTGCATTAATGGTTGCCACTAAAGGAGCTTCTACATGCCTTAATAGCCTATGGTATATAGGTGGTGGAGGCCCCATGAACATGACAGAATGTAAACCCTACTCTCAAACTTCTTTGCTCATGGAGGAGATGATATATCTTTTGGAAACGACTCAAAAGGTAAAGTGTTGGGTTCGGGAACTGTCCAAGCTGGTATgctaaaatttgaaaatgtcaattttATTGATAGCTTAAAATTCATTTTGCTTAGTgtttcacaaatgagtgacaaagggtagGCTCATTTTTCACTAAGAAAACTAGTAAAATTGTTAGACCAGAAGTAGTGATAAAGATTGACAAAATTATAGCTGACATCACTGCACAACTTGTTGCTCacagaagtggcaatgtttatgtagtgGAAATGTTAAAAGATAATTTTGTGCCAAATGTCTGCTTGTTTTCTGTTGCATCAACAAAAGAAATAGAATTGTGGCGTAGGAGGTTGGGAAATGTTAATTTACAAACTATTAACACTCTTTCAAGACAAAATCTTGTTAGAGGTCTCCCAACCAAAGTGTTCAAATGTGATGAACATtgtatttcctgtttaaaaggaaaacaacacaaAGTCACACAAATCaattgatgagtccaaaacaacccaatGTTTACAAATGCTACATATGGATCTGTTTGGCCCTGTAAAAATCATGAGCTTAAGGAAAACGAGATATTGTCTTGTTACAGTTGATGATTTTTCTAGATATACATGGACTTAGTTTTTACACTCTAAAGATAAGACTGCAGGTATCTTAAAGAACTTTGTCACAAAAGTTGAAAAACAATATGATcttccagtaaaaatcttcagaagtgatAATGAACATAATTTAGAAATCAGGAGTTATATGAGTtatgtgtgtcaaaaggaattgtgagaCAAATCAGTGTTCTAAGAACACCTGAACAATATGGGGTGGTAGAAAGGAAAATAGAACCTTAATTGaagctgccagaactatgcttgcaaaTTCTGGTCTTCCATTGTCCTTTTGGGCAGAAGCCATTAACACTGCATGTTAtgtttaaaacaaagttttgaTTAACCGTAGACATCAAGACTAACTATGAAATTCTGTTTAATGTCAAACCAGTTATCTCATTTTTCAAAGTCTTTGGCTACCCATGCTTCATTCTAAATCTCAAAGATTCAggttcaaaatttgcagccaaagtagattgCGGTGTTACTTCTTGGGATACTTTTATACAGTCAAGGCCTATAAAGTGTTtaacataaggaccatgagtatAGAAGAGACtatgaatgtaaagttcaatgaactttcttcatTGAAAATCCATGCAAACCCTGCAGAACTGTTTGATCTTTATAGGTTTGACTTTGATGATGTTACCACTAATTTGGTTGATACAGGTGTACCAAAAGATGTTCAACAAGATTACAAATTTGATATTATGATTCCCTCTCAATTTAAAATCTTTTATACACCACAAAGTTCATCTTCTCAAAGCACCTATCAAACAACTACAACaactgttgaccaaagtcaacaccAAACCACAGATCAAACAAGTGGTCAAACCACTGATCCCATTTATGCCCCACACCTCAAAATTCCATAATTCCATACACCGGAAACTATTCGTTTATCAGATTTCATCCACCAGATCAAGTCACTGGAAACATCAATGATGGTGTGCTCACAAGAAATCAAACCTCTAATATCTGCCTCTTTGTTGGTTTTCTGTCATTAACCCAAATGTCAAGTACCAAGAAGCTTTGAGAGACAATagttgggtagaagccatgcaagaagaactcatttagtttaaaagacaacaagtgtGGGAACTTGTTCCATTGCCaaatgacacatgtccaattggcacaaaatgggtcttcaagaacaaaactcaTGAAAAGGGTATAATTGTCAAAAACAAAGCCAGGCTTTTGGTTCAAGGATACAGACAGGAAGAAGACATTGACAATGATGAAACTTTTGCTCTTGTAACAAGGTTAGAAGCCATTAAACTCTTCTTGGCCTTTGTTGTTAACCATAACATCAAGGTGTATGAGATGCATATAAATTGTGCCTTTCTTTATGGAAAAATCTGTGAAGAGGTCTATATGTGTCAACCACCAGGATTTGAGGAAACATTCCATCCCGAACATGTCTACAAACTAAACAAAGCTCTGTATGGACTGAAACAAGCACAAAGAGCCTGGTATGATACTCTATCCACTTTCCCTTTATCTAATGACTTCAAAAGTGGTAGAATTGATAAAACCCTGTTTATATAAAATGGAAAGGGAAGGATCTGCTAATAGTTCATATCTATGTGGATGATATCATCTTTGGATCCACATGTGACAAAATGTGTGATGATTTTAGAAAATAAATGACAACTCAATTTGAAATGAGTGccatgggtgagctgcaatgttTTCTTGGTTTACAAGTAAAACAACTTGAAAATGGAACTTTTATTCatcaaaataaatatattaaaatacatttgaagaaatttgatatgaatgaatGTAAACCATGCAACACTCCCATGTGTATAAACAAACCTTTTATTTCTGGTGAAAAAGATGATTTAGTAGACCAGACACTTTACAGGTGCATGATTGGATCCTTGATGTACTTACCTGCATCAAGACTTGATATTATGTTTGCTACTTATGTATGTACTAGATACTAAGCATCACCTAAAAAGTCTCATTTATTAGCTGTGAAAGGGATTTTTAGATATCTTAAAGGTGCACCCACACTTGGTATCCTGTACCCTACCAATGGAAACATTGAGTTTTCAGGTTACTCAGATGGTGATTTTGCCAGTTGCTACACCACAAGAAAGTTCacatcaggagggtgccaattccctGGAAATGCATTggtatcttggcaaagcaaaaagcaaacAATAGTTTTAAGCTCTACAGCAGAGGCAGAGTATATTGCTGGTGCAAGCTGCACAACCCAACTTTTGTAGCTTCAAAACTAATTACCTGGTTTTGGTATGACTGCTTTAAAGACACCGTTGTCACTGGACAATCAAGGATCCTAAAATATCATCAAGAATCCTACATCACATTAAAAAAAGCATATTGAGATCTGTCATCACTTTGTAAGAGATGGTTACGAAAAATGTTTGATTTCCATCCACCATGTTCCATTTAAAGACCAACTAGCAGATGTCTTTACAAAACCTTTAGATACATCTACTtctgaaagcttgatctctagaatAGGAATGTTAGACATGGACTAAAAGTGAAATTTTAGTCCTTCATACTAAAACATTAACATGTTGTATAGAAAATATCAAAATTTTGCACAAACTCATTAAAATGTTGTTATGAAAATCACTAAAAAAATTCTATTCAAAGAAGCAAAACCACTGTTTTTATGGTTCTAaatctgtttgaccaaagtctaCCATATTGCACAAGTAACATCTGTTTCTTTATCATTTGATTCATTCATATGTTGACTAGCCAATAGATATTTCATCCACTGCTTTCCATTTAAAACCACTGTTTACATCAAACAATGGTTTCTATCCCTAAAATAGAGGTTTACTAAGTGGGACGGACTTTGGCAAACTGATCTTTTCACTACATTTAACCTAAATGATGAGTCACGTATGAAATCTTTCTCCAAAAACGACCTTCACATTGAATTCATAAAAAGTATGATACACAAATTGTGGGGGCCACAATTTTCAAACCAAACTTCCCACCAGCAATGAAAGTTTTCTTCCATACCTTGTTAGTATGTCTTTCAGCAAAAACCACTTATGTTAATAAAATTCCCTTGAAAACTCAGtacttgggatatgctattttaacaAATTCAAATTACAAGCTATCCCAGACTTTGTTCATGGATTTGGTAGGAAATGTGAAAGCCATAAAAAAGGTTCTGCCAAAGCCTTTCTCATGTATCCAAGGCTTCTAAGCTTTTATCTAATATTTTGAACAGGGTAAAGCCCTTCAAATGAAAAGTCTTTCAAATGACACCTTCACTCGCATGATGACCACTAAAGGTCTAGAAAATGTTGGGGGTTGAGGAAGGAAATATTTTAGAAAATGCGGCAACATCTATTATCGAGCCCACTGCTCTTAATGGCCATAGTGTCCAACCTAACATTGTGGAACCCACATTAGAAATCTCCACGGAGACCATTCCCATTCTAAAAGCCAAACGCACCAAAAGGGTCTCCCTGGAAGATGAGATACCAGAGAGACCTGTTGTAACATAATGCCACTTATAACATCTGTTGATACTCCCTCTCAACATATGAAGATATCTCAACCCATCCAAACTCCTCACTTCTCCGCGCAAAAGGAGAATGTTGTAAGCACAGGGGAACTAAACACTGAGTTCTATGATTCACTCGAACATTTATACTCAAGTCCTTTTCCCGGGGCTGATTCTCTTTCATCTCCACCACCCATAATATTCCCATCTATTAAACCATTGCTTGATGCAATTAATGCCTCTGACTTGAACAGACCTAGTTCCTCTCAATCATCTATCACTGAGAGTATGCACCAACAAGTGGCTAGATCAAGTCCAGAGATCATTGCTAACCCACAAGCATAGGAAGGTACACCTCTTCAGTCACAAGTGTCTCTTTCAAGTTTtttcaagtgaagcagccactaacTGTAGGGACAACAGTCTTACAGCTGAATAGTGGTTACATCTTtaagacttccttgaaggcaacAACTGTCGAGTCTACAATATTACACTTATTAACAGTTGGAAGTCCTTAGAACCAAGACCAATGGACATCTGGTCTAAAACCAGATACAATcacctctggtgggaattcagatgatcctattaataTAGGTGATAGATTAAGATATCaagaattgacggagagggttACCAAGATGGAATCTTCCATTAATGAAGTAAAGGAGATGTTGAAAATCATGGTGCAAAACTCTAAACCTTAACCAACCACTGCAGATCTTGTCAAAGACTTATGGCCATTTGGTTCAATCAATCCttagttttcaaaaa encodes the following:
- the LOC110911689 gene encoding uncharacterized aarF domain-containing protein kinase At5g05200, chloroplastic-like encodes the protein MGVTNTNIDARAFAKDLEKIFSSIQDLDTEVVVATATRTDTNATVISANLVVDERQMNALFLDVVRVSELYGLRFPREFELLMKQLLYFDRYTRLLAPNMNMLQDQRITIASNRRTTN